One stretch of Trichocoleus desertorum ATA4-8-CV12 DNA includes these proteins:
- the rpsH gene encoding 30S ribosomal protein S8, which produces MAANDTIADMLTRIRNANLARHQTTEVPATRMTQNIAKVLKSEGFISDFEEVGDGVQRHLVIALKYKGKNRRPIITGLRRVSKPGLRVYSNRRELPRVLGGIGIAIISTSSGIMTDREARRSGVGGEVLCYVW; this is translated from the coding sequence ATGGCGGCTAACGACACAATTGCAGACATGCTGACGCGTATTCGGAATGCAAATCTAGCGCGGCATCAGACTACAGAGGTTCCGGCAACTAGAATGACTCAAAATATTGCCAAAGTCCTCAAAAGTGAAGGTTTCATCTCTGACTTCGAAGAAGTTGGTGACGGGGTTCAGCGACATTTAGTCATTGCCCTGAAATATAAAGGAAAAAATCGTCGACCGATTATTACAGGCTTAAGACGGGTTAGCAAGCCAGGTTTGCGTGTCTACTCCAATCGTAGAGAACTACCGCGAGTGCTAGGCGGCATTGGCATTGCGATCATTTCTACTTCAAGCGGCATTATGACGGATCGTGAGGCACGTCGTAGTGGTGTTGGCGGCGAAGTGCTTTGCTATGTTTGGTAA
- the rpsE gene encoding 30S ribosomal protein S5, whose translation MANRRKSNRTREKEADWQERVVQIRRVTKVVKGGKKLSFRAIVVVGNERGQVGVGVGKASDVIGAVKKGVADGKKHIVEVPLTKANSIPHPATGEGGGAKVMMRPAAPGTGVIAGGAVRTVLELAGVRNILAKQLGSGNPLSNARAAVEALGTLRTFSEVAEERGIPIENLYA comes from the coding sequence ATGGCGAATCGTCGTAAAAGCAACCGCACTCGTGAAAAAGAGGCCGACTGGCAAGAGCGAGTTGTGCAAATCCGCCGCGTGACTAAAGTAGTCAAAGGTGGTAAAAAACTCAGTTTTCGTGCGATCGTCGTTGTTGGTAACGAACGAGGCCAAGTGGGTGTTGGTGTCGGTAAGGCCAGCGACGTGATCGGCGCAGTCAAGAAGGGTGTCGCTGATGGGAAGAAGCACATTGTTGAGGTACCTCTCACCAAGGCCAACTCTATTCCTCACCCCGCAACTGGCGAGGGTGGTGGAGCTAAGGTCATGATGCGTCCTGCTGCACCTGGTACTGGGGTAATTGCTGGGGGTGCTGTACGGACAGTACTAGAGCTGGCAGGCGTTCGTAATATCCTGGCGAAACAGCTAGGATCTGGTAACCCACTCAGCAATGCTAGAGCTGCTGTTGAAGCTTTGGGTACTCTACGAACCTTCTCAGAAGTGGCCGAAGAGCGGGGCATTCCCATCGAAAATCTCTACGCTTAA
- the rplO gene encoding 50S ribosomal protein L15 translates to MRLEDAHPQQGSKKRRRRIGRGIAAGQGASGGFGMRGQKSRSGSSTRPGFEGGQMPLYRRLPKLKHFTVINRKQYTTINVSKLASLPANTEVSLSSLLEVGLLTSDDGPLKVLGDGELNVSLRVQAAAFTQSAKAKIEAAGGSCEALEAE, encoded by the coding sequence ATGAGACTAGAAGATGCTCATCCCCAGCAGGGCTCTAAGAAGCGCCGTCGTCGTATCGGGCGAGGGATTGCTGCTGGACAGGGTGCAAGCGGTGGATTTGGCATGCGCGGTCAAAAGTCCAGATCAGGAAGCAGTACGCGCCCTGGTTTTGAAGGGGGGCAAATGCCTCTCTATCGCCGCTTGCCTAAGTTGAAGCACTTTACTGTAATCAATCGTAAGCAATATACCACCATCAATGTTAGCAAGCTGGCATCTTTGCCAGCAAACACAGAAGTTAGTTTGTCTTCTTTGCTGGAAGTAGGTTTGCTAACATCCGATGATGGTCCTCTGAAGGTATTAGGGGATGGCGAACTGAATGTTTCCCTGAGAGTTCAGGCTGCAGCCTTTACACAATCTGCGAAAGCAAAGATTGAAGCTGCAGGTGGCAGCTGCGAGGCATTAGAGGCAGAATAA
- the secY gene encoding preprotein translocase subunit SecY: MVVSRDKTPSAQETFAQMAQAAGLRSRLLLTIGLLILVRLGIFLPIPGIDRVAFAQNIQNNQALGFLDLFAGGGLMALGIFALGILPFINASIILQLLTAAIPALEDLQKNEGEAGRRKISQITRYVALGWAIIQSVGITVGLIRPYAENWGPLFVVQTVLALTAGSMFVMWAGEVITERGIGNGASLLIFLNIVSGLPRSLGQTIELAQGGDRNIVGGVIILLLVFLAMIVGIVFVQEGTRRIPIISARRQVGRRMYLEKSSYLPLRLNQGGVMPIIFASAVLTLPAFLTQVIKNQAFSQFITTYLSPTSWLHVVLYLVLIVFFSYFYSSLIVNPVDMAQNLKKMGASIPGIRPGRATSEYVERVINRLTFLGAIFLGLVATIPTAVESATRVPTFRGLGATSLLILVGVAIDTAKQIQTYVISQRYEGMVKQ, from the coding sequence ATGGTTGTTAGTCGGGACAAAACTCCAAGCGCCCAAGAAACTTTTGCCCAAATGGCTCAAGCTGCTGGCCTGAGAAGTCGGCTGCTTTTAACTATTGGCTTGTTAATCTTAGTTCGCTTGGGCATCTTTCTTCCAATACCAGGAATCGATCGAGTCGCATTTGCTCAAAATATTCAGAATAACCAAGCGCTAGGATTTCTAGACTTGTTCGCCGGGGGCGGACTGATGGCGCTTGGTATCTTTGCGTTAGGTATTCTACCTTTCATTAATGCTTCTATCATTTTGCAATTGCTGACGGCAGCAATTCCTGCTTTAGAAGATTTACAGAAAAACGAAGGCGAAGCTGGGCGACGCAAAATCTCTCAGATTACTCGCTACGTGGCTTTAGGTTGGGCCATTATTCAAAGTGTTGGCATCACAGTTGGTCTGATTCGACCTTATGCAGAAAACTGGGGTCCCCTGTTTGTGGTTCAAACAGTCCTAGCTTTGACCGCAGGATCGATGTTTGTGATGTGGGCGGGTGAGGTGATTACAGAGCGGGGCATTGGTAACGGCGCCTCTCTCTTGATCTTCCTTAATATTGTCTCTGGCTTACCTAGATCTTTAGGGCAGACGATTGAGCTAGCTCAAGGTGGCGATCGCAACATTGTCGGCGGTGTCATTATCTTGCTCCTGGTCTTCCTGGCGATGATTGTGGGAATTGTGTTCGTGCAAGAAGGAACACGCCGAATTCCAATCATCTCAGCTCGTCGCCAAGTAGGCCGCCGGATGTACTTAGAGAAGAGTAGCTATTTGCCGCTGCGTCTCAATCAGGGCGGTGTTATGCCAATTATTTTTGCATCCGCCGTTTTGACTCTACCTGCTTTCTTGACTCAGGTTATAAAGAACCAGGCTTTTAGTCAGTTTATTACCACCTATCTCAGTCCCACCTCTTGGTTGCATGTAGTTCTGTATCTGGTGCTCATTGTTTTCTTTAGCTATTTCTACTCTTCCTTGATCGTCAACCCTGTTGACATGGCTCAGAACCTAAAGAAGATGGGCGCTAGCATTCCAGGTATTCGTCCTGGCAGGGCTACTAGTGAGTATGTGGAACGAGTTATTAACCGTTTAACTTTCCTAGGAGCAATCTTCTTAGGTTTGGTAGCGACTATTCCTACTGCGGTTGAAAGCGCAACTCGAGTTCCTACCTTTCGAGGGTTAGGAGCAACTTCTCTGCTGATCTTAGTAGGCGTGGCGATCGACACGGCGAAACAAATTCAAACTTACGTCATCTCTCAGCGATACGAAGGAATGGTGAAGCAATAG
- the rplF gene encoding 50S ribosomal protein L6, whose amino-acid sequence MSRIGKRPISIPQKVTVTIEGQQVAVQGPKGELSRTLPNEVIVEQEGETLLVKRRDESRAARQRHGLSRTLVSNMVEGVSQGFQRRLEIQGVGYRAQVQGRNLILSVGYSHPVQIEPPDGVQMAVENNTNVIVSGIDKEIVGNIAARIRAVRPPEPYKGKGIRYAGEFVRRKAGKAGKK is encoded by the coding sequence ATGTCTCGCATTGGTAAGCGTCCCATTAGTATTCCTCAGAAAGTGACTGTCACAATTGAGGGGCAACAAGTTGCCGTTCAAGGCCCAAAAGGTGAACTTTCTAGGACTCTACCGAATGAAGTGATTGTAGAGCAGGAAGGTGAAACCCTGCTAGTGAAGCGTCGTGATGAATCCCGTGCGGCTCGTCAGCGTCATGGCTTATCCCGCACCCTAGTATCCAACATGGTAGAGGGTGTTTCTCAAGGGTTCCAGCGTCGTCTCGAAATTCAAGGGGTTGGATACCGCGCTCAAGTTCAAGGCCGAAACTTGATTCTGAGCGTTGGCTATAGCCATCCCGTTCAAATTGAGCCTCCCGATGGGGTTCAAATGGCCGTAGAAAACAACACTAACGTGATTGTGAGCGGTATCGATAAAGAGATCGTTGGTAACATTGCAGCACGCATCCGTGCTGTTCGTCCGCCGGAGCCTTACAAGGGTAAGGGTATTCGCTACGCAGGTGAGTTCGTCAGACGCAAGGCTGGCAAGGCAGGGAAGAAATAG
- the rplR gene encoding 50S ribosomal protein L18, which yields MKLNRKESTRRRHRRIRRDVVGTAERPRLSIFRSHQHIYAQVIDDSKQRTLASASTLEPDLKTKLSSSSTCDASIEVGRLIAQRSLEQGIKQVVFDRGGNLYHGRVKSLADAAREGGLDF from the coding sequence ATGAAGCTTAATCGTAAAGAGTCAACACGTCGTCGGCATCGTCGAATCCGGCGAGATGTAGTAGGTACAGCAGAGCGCCCTCGGCTGTCAATTTTCCGCTCCCATCAACATATCTATGCCCAAGTTATTGATGATAGTAAGCAACGTACCCTAGCATCTGCTTCAACTTTGGAACCAGACCTGAAGACGAAGTTGTCGTCTAGCTCTACTTGTGATGCTTCTATTGAAGTCGGTAGACTAATTGCTCAGCGATCGCTAGAGCAAGGCATTAAGCAAGTAGTTTTTGATCGGGGTGGGAATCTGTACCACGGTCGCGTGAAGTCGTTAGCAGATGCAGCTCGCGAAGGTGGTCTGGACTTCTAA